In the Bacteroidota bacterium genome, ATGCCAGCCGGTGTCTTCGTTTAAACCTTTATAAAATCCATTAAGGGTTAAAAATGTGAATGAAGTTAACTTTCGCATATTTTTTTTAACAAAATTATATTTTGCTGTGATATAAATAATTGATATAAGTCAAAAAATTATTTAGATTTTAAACGACTCAATGTTTCCTGTGCCATATCGAGATACGAGGCTACAATTTTGTTGGATAGTGTTTGAATTATTGCCGGGTTTTCCTGCATTAGCTGCTGATAACGTTGTTTTGCCGATAACGTAACTAAACTTTCAATTTTTTTATTCTGAAAGGTATATGCCATTTCTAAAATTCTTTGATAAAATTGTGCCCACTGCGGCATTGTTAAAACCAAATTTTTAAAATCGGTATAATCTATTGCAAACATAGAACTATCCTCAGGGGCATCAAGAATTTCTGCCGTGGGTTGCTGATTAATAAAAATAGTTAAAGCTGTCCCCATTGATGGTGCTAACATGATGTATCGTGTTTTTTCATAACCTTCTTTTGAAATAAAATAAGTTCTTATACAACCATCTATAACAAAATAGAAATTTTTGCAAATTGCACCTTGTAGTAATAAAACATCGTTTTTTTTAACATAAACTTGTTTAAAATAAGGCAGCAAGGTTTGCAAATTTTGCTCGTCAAAGTCATAAACATAACGCAATAATTGAATTAATTTTTGTTCCATTGGCATGACAATTTTACAGGTGGGTAAATTTCGGTGTTTTTTATGTGCGTTTTTTAAAATTTGATGGTTTTTCGGGGACTTAAGCGGTTAAAAATTTAAAACCTGTTAGGTTTAGACCTTCCAGGTTTAAACCTAACAGGTTTTAGAGACTCTGCCAAAATTGCAGTCATCAAAAATGCCACAAAACACTAGCAATTTCACCATCGAATTTCTCCAAAATTAGTCCTATTGAAATTCAATTTGTTTTTTAGGGATTAAAATTAAGGAATTAAAGTCCCGACGATATTTTAAACTTAAAATGCAGTCTTAAAATTATTATTCGAAAAAGTTAATGTGCTGCACTGCTCCAATCAATTGTTTCTCCTGTTTCAACTTCATCAGACCAATAGGGTTTAGTATTGGTATCACAATAAAATCCTTCCAGGTTTATTGCCTCAACCATTTTATCAATTGTTGATTTATCACCGGATACATAGGTAAACCTTTCATCTACATTGGTTTCAAATAATATTTTATAATCAGGAGTTAATATTCTGGTTTGATACATAGGCCAGTTTATTTCATTATTAATAAGCTCCTCAATTGCATACGAAATTTTGGTTTCATTATGTTCTGAATAAAGGAATATGTTTCTATAACCAATAGAAAATAAATAATTTAAGGTGGGATAAACTAAACAAACAGGATAATTATCTACTTCTGCGTCTAGTAGATTATATAACTCAATAGTTTTTTTATATTTTAACCAAACTGATTTTGGAGCAATACTTCTTGCACAATGCAGAAATGCCAAAATTCTATCCAATTCTTTAATATCTTTTAGTTTCGCAAGATCAACAATTTCACTCCAGTTTAAACGCGTTAGATCTTTTTCATTTTCTATATTAACGGAGTCATTTTTCAGAAATGGATGTAAAATAATAAAAGTAGATTCATAACCGAAATACTTGTCGCGAATGGATTTGTCACCATTATTTTCAATTTCGGGAATTTGAGTAGGAGTTTCTAGAATCATTTTATTCAACAACAAATTTATCGAAAAAATAGCGGTTTATTTAAAATGTTATTCAACCAGTATCCATTCAGGGTTTCGTTCGGGAATTTGGGGTGCTTTTTTAGCAAATAAAAATAAAGGAGTTAAATGTAATACTTCAACTGTTCGTTTATTATAACCCAACGCACCCCTATCCTGAATTTGCAGTTCAATTGTTCTATTATTATTTGTATTTCGAAATAACACATCCCTGGTTTCCCAAACACCTGAAGCGAATAGAATGTTTATGGGTTTAATAACAAAAATAAAAGTTAGCATGAAAATTGAAATTAAAATAAGTGCGATTTTTTTACCCAAATTAATTTTTATAAACGCATTAAAAATTAACATTATCGGGCTGAGTATCATAATTCCCCAATAAACACCCGTTTTCAGAGGTTGGAAGCTTATGTCTACATTCGTAAATACGTCTAGAAGAAATAACAACACAACTAAAATGTATATAATATTTGCATAATTTAACAGCCGTGCAATCATTTCATTGTTGTATTAAATGGTGATGAGTCAGTTTTGTATTTTCAACCAATCCGCATATGTCATTTCAAATTTAATCTCTTTTGTGCCATGTAATCCCACTGCTGTCCAGCCAGCTTTTCTATAAAATGTTTCGGCACGCGTATTAAAGGCTGTCGAAAGCCAGACTGTAGTTTGAGTATTACTGAAATACCAATCGAGCATTGTGTTATGCAATTGTTTGCCAATTCCTTTTTTCTCAAATTCGGGGTGAATAAATAATGCCCAGATATTATTTTCTTTTAAATCTGCAATGGCAAAGCCCACAATATTACCATCAATTTCACAAACCCACCCTTTGCCTCGTAGGGTTATAAATTCTATACAATCAGCATCAGTCACCAGGTTGGGGTTGGATAAAATATTTTCCTTTACAGCATTTCTTATTATTTGAATTTGACTGATATCATCAATTATGGCTTCTCTAATTTGCATAAATAATTTATTACTTACGAGTGTAAATTTATTCAATCATATTATTTTTCATAATTCAAACCAAAATGAATGGCCGCTTTAAGGGTTTCAAGATTTACATCTTCTAATTTTTTAAACTTAATGCAATAACCTGTTACACTGGCTTTACCAAGCGTACTACCAAACGTTTTGACGAGATAGGTTTTATCTTCAATTCCCATAATATAAATGGAAATGCCTGTAGTATTAGCACTCAGTCCAACTTTATAAAACGGACGTGATTTGCCATCTGCGGTCTGCATTATTTGTTCACCATAGCCAATATTGGGATTGGATACTATTTTACCTTCACTGTTTTTTCCGTCAAGAAACCATAATTTACAATTTGGTTCAATTTGCAAAATGGTTTGATGTAATGTCTCCATGTCGCTTTGTTTAGCTTCAGGCTGACTGGCAATATAGGCTTTGATTTGTTTAATTGGCATTTCAGTTAATGTTTAATTATTAGAGATTAAATATTTCATGTCATAAAATACATCTCCTCCATGGTTAGATGCTGATCTTCCTGAATTAATAAAGCCTAATTTTTCATAATAGGGTATAAGATGTTTTTCACAAGTTAATGTAACGCCTTTAAGTTTATTTTGTTTTGATACTTGGATTAAATGGTGTATTAAAATTGAACCATATCCAAGTTTTTGAAATTCAGGTGCTACTGCCAAACCGAAAACCGACTGCCAAGAACCATTACT is a window encoding:
- a CDS encoding Crp/Fnr family transcriptional regulator is translated as MEQKLIQLLRYVYDFDEQNLQTLLPYFKQVYVKKNDVLLLQGAICKNFYFVIDGCIRTYFISKEGYEKTRYIMLAPSMGTALTIFINQQPTAEILDAPEDSSMFAIDYTDFKNLVLTMPQWAQFYQRILEMAYTFQNKKIESLVTLSAKQRYQQLMQENPAIIQTLSNKIVASYLDMAQETLSRLKSK
- a CDS encoding GNAT family N-acetyltransferase, with translation MQIREAIIDDISQIQIIRNAVKENILSNPNLVTDADCIEFITLRGKGWVCEIDGNIVGFAIADLKENNIWALFIHPEFEKKGIGKQLHNTMLDWYFSNTQTTVWLSTAFNTRAETFYRKAGWTAVGLHGTKEIKFEMTYADWLKIQN
- a CDS encoding DUF1801 domain-containing protein — encoded protein: MPIKQIKAYIASQPEAKQSDMETLHQTILQIEPNCKLWFLDGKNSEGKIVSNPNIGYGEQIMQTADGKSRPFYKVGLSANTTGISIYIMGIEDKTYLVKTFGSTLGKASVTGYCIKFKKLEDVNLETLKAAIHFGLNYEK
- a CDS encoding GNAT family N-acetyltransferase produces the protein MIIRNANLNDLETIYNIEIACFPPNQAATSKTLSERLNAYPLHFWVLEENGKIRGFINGMITNFDTVKDEMFKNVDLHDSNGSWQSVFGLAVAPEFQKLGYGSILIHHLIQVSKQNKLKGVTLTCEKHLIPYYEKLGFINSGRSASNHGGDVFYDMKYLISNN